One Methylosarcina fibrata AML-C10 DNA segment encodes these proteins:
- a CDS encoding MGH1-like glycoside hydrolase domain-containing protein translates to MIFNSIDPERQRLENQRLGRQNWRLWGPYLAERAWGTVREDYSPDGSAWEYFSHDQARSRVYRWNEDGLGGISDEKQRLCFALALWNGQDPILKERLFGLTGAEGNHGEDVKEYYFYDEATPSHSYLKYLYKYPQAAYPYRQLVVENQRRSRHDPPFSLLDTGVFAGNRYWDVAIEYAKAATDKIHIRVSLFNRGPDDAVLHVLPTLWFRNTWSWQAAESDKPCLEREDPESGAWTIKSSHPHLGEYRLHGLQPAELLFTENESNGRRLWGCADSSAFVKDGFHRRVIEGETGAVNPALTGTKSAAWTVLTVPAGGMRRIDMVLTAGLESDPFEGAAAVFARRLKEADCFYESILPEADEHDRRLFRQAMAGMIWSKQFFHYDVLRWLQGDRVPAPDRRKSGRNRCWTHLRAGDVLSMPDTWEYPWFAAWDLAFHCMAFALIDPDFAKDQIELLLKETYFHPNGQIPAYEWAFEDVNPPVHALGALQVFRMERQQRCRGDRNFLQRVFHKLLMNYAWWINSKDKDGLNVFEGGFLGLDNISVFDRSLRLPEGYALKQSDATGWMAMFALNMTVMALELAVEDPDYEDTAIQTYEQFLNIANTIGGHTGTGVSLWDPEDGFFKDLLVAPDGRYHRLHVYSWVGLIPLFACEVVDERLLGKVPRFRALLDRHGGGVFHGHAICACPAHKNERGEHLLSLVDHTMLPSIIRRLFDEREFLSPYGIRSVSRIHAERRDLGVLPGIGQALIEYVPGESNSALFGGNSNWRGPVWLPTNYVLMLALEKFYRFLGDGFTVAAPDLGEKELTLSRIVDCLARRMTELYRPDADGRLPAFAADSPWQSDPHWRGHLLFYEYFHGDNGLGLGASHQTGWTGLLANLVMRCHGYDIAGFDTGAEAHPLLSLVDGGKPS, encoded by the coding sequence ATGATCTTTAACAGCATCGACCCAGAACGGCAACGGCTTGAAAATCAACGGCTGGGCAGGCAAAACTGGCGTCTGTGGGGGCCTTATCTGGCGGAACGGGCCTGGGGCACGGTCCGGGAAGATTACAGTCCGGACGGTTCGGCCTGGGAATATTTTTCTCACGATCAGGCCCGCTCCCGCGTCTACCGCTGGAACGAGGACGGGCTCGGCGGCATCTCGGATGAAAAACAACGGCTGTGCTTCGCCCTGGCGCTGTGGAACGGCCAGGATCCGATCCTGAAGGAGCGCCTGTTCGGCCTGACCGGCGCCGAGGGCAACCACGGCGAAGACGTCAAGGAATATTATTTTTACGACGAGGCGACGCCGAGCCACAGTTATCTGAAATATCTCTACAAATACCCCCAGGCCGCCTATCCGTATCGGCAACTGGTGGTGGAAAACCAACGGCGCAGCCGGCACGACCCGCCGTTCAGCCTGCTCGACACGGGCGTGTTTGCCGGCAACCGGTACTGGGACGTCGCCATCGAATACGCCAAGGCCGCGACCGATAAAATCCATATCCGGGTGTCCCTCTTCAATCGCGGCCCGGACGATGCGGTTCTCCACGTGCTGCCGACTTTGTGGTTCCGTAACACCTGGAGCTGGCAAGCGGCGGAATCGGACAAGCCTTGCCTAGAAAGGGAAGATCCCGAAAGCGGCGCCTGGACGATCAAGTCCTCGCATCCGCACCTTGGCGAATATCGGCTGCACGGCCTGCAACCGGCCGAGCTTCTGTTTACCGAGAATGAAAGCAACGGCCGGCGCTTGTGGGGCTGCGCCGATTCATCGGCCTTCGTCAAAGACGGGTTTCATCGCCGCGTGATCGAGGGCGAGACCGGAGCCGTGAATCCGGCGCTGACCGGCACCAAAAGCGCCGCCTGGACCGTGCTGACCGTTCCCGCAGGCGGCATGCGCCGCATCGATATGGTGCTTACGGCCGGCCTTGAAAGCGATCCTTTCGAAGGCGCCGCCGCGGTATTCGCACGGCGGCTTAAAGAAGCCGACTGCTTTTATGAGAGTATTCTGCCGGAAGCGGACGAACATGATCGGCGCCTTTTTCGCCAGGCCATGGCCGGCATGATCTGGTCCAAACAGTTCTTCCATTACGACGTATTGCGCTGGCTGCAGGGCGACCGCGTGCCGGCTCCGGACCGCCGCAAGTCCGGCCGTAACAGGTGCTGGACGCATCTTCGGGCCGGCGACGTGCTGTCGATGCCCGATACCTGGGAATATCCCTGGTTTGCGGCGTGGGATCTGGCTTTTCACTGCATGGCGTTCGCGCTGATCGATCCGGACTTCGCCAAGGACCAGATCGAGCTGCTTCTGAAGGAAACCTACTTCCATCCGAACGGCCAGATTCCCGCTTACGAATGGGCGTTCGAGGACGTCAATCCGCCGGTGCACGCGCTGGGCGCACTGCAGGTGTTCCGCATGGAGCGGCAGCAGCGCTGCCGGGGCGATCGCAATTTTCTGCAGCGGGTTTTTCATAAACTGTTGATGAATTACGCCTGGTGGATCAACAGCAAGGACAAGGACGGGCTCAACGTGTTCGAAGGCGGTTTTCTGGGGCTGGACAACATCTCGGTCTTCGATCGCTCTTTGCGCTTGCCCGAAGGCTACGCGCTGAAGCAGTCCGATGCCACCGGCTGGATGGCGATGTTCGCGCTGAACATGACCGTGATGGCGCTGGAGCTGGCGGTCGAAGACCCCGATTACGAAGATACGGCGATCCAGACCTACGAACAGTTTCTCAACATCGCCAATACCATCGGCGGCCATACCGGCACCGGGGTTTCGCTCTGGGATCCGGAAGACGGATTCTTCAAGGACTTGCTGGTGGCGCCCGACGGACGTTATCATCGGCTCCACGTGTACTCGTGGGTGGGGCTGATTCCGTTGTTCGCCTGCGAGGTCGTGGACGAGCGTCTGCTCGGGAAGGTGCCGCGCTTTCGTGCCTTGCTTGACCGGCACGGAGGCGGCGTGTTTCACGGCCATGCCATCTGCGCCTGCCCGGCGCACAAAAACGAGCGCGGCGAGCATCTCTTGTCGCTGGTCGATCATACGATGCTGCCGTCTATTATCCGGCGTTTGTTCGACGAACGGGAATTTCTGTCGCCTTACGGCATCCGCAGCGTCAGCCGCATCCACGCCGAACGCCGCGATCTGGGCGTCTTGCCGGGCATCGGACAGGCTTTGATCGAGTACGTGCCGGGCGAGTCCAACTCGGCCCTGTTCGGCGGCAATTCCAACTGGCGCGGGCCGGTCTGGCTGCCGACCAATTACGTGTTGATGCTGGCGCTGGAAAAATTTTACCGGTTTCTCGGAGACGGCTTTACCGTCGCCGCGCCCGATCTTGGCGAAAAAGAGCTGACCCTGAGCCGGATCGTCGACTGCCTGGCGCGGCGCATGACCGAGCTCTACCGGCCCGATGCGGACGGCCGGCTGCCGGCATTTGCGGCGGACAGCCCCTGGCAATCCGATCCCCATTGGCGCGGCCACTTGCTGTTCTACGAATATTTTCACGGCGACAACGGTCTGGGCCTCGGCGCATCGCATCAGACCGGCTGGACCGGACTTCTGGCCAATCTGGTCATGCGCTGCCACGGTTACGACATCGCCGGCTTTGATACCGGGGCTGAAGCGCATCCCTTATTATCTCTTGTTGACGGAGGAAAGCCTTCATGA
- a CDS encoding FAD-dependent oxidoreductase, whose product MDSVSRLPYERQGQIKAFPVNYDVIVIGSGAGGCAAAYRLVKAGKKVLLVEKGKALPSDGSTLDFRKVIESGVFKSKEPWLDRNDRRFVPEEYFNLGGKTKWYGAALLRFDRSEFEPQTGFKCLGWPLSYRDLEPYYAEAEALLGVRCFDVEPDLKNLLDRVNRQESGWRSRPLPLALKPAILGEAHEVSHFDGFASCRGLKADGEHVFLKQIQGAGNFELITGQVVARLIADPSDPLRIAGVELEDGRHCRAGGVVLAAGALHSPRLLQDYLEFHGLAARLPCAKSVGRYFKRHLLTAMMALSPGKKSDRLRKTVLWLNDEFPHGSIQPLGFGEDVLSALIPGFLPRRMARPLAARAYGFFLQTEDGSDADNRIYAAGSNGEARWPKLDYDPERFPELMLEHERMIRSFRRALRGAGCLSFIQSVPLAGTAHACGTLLAGEDPARSVVDRNGKVHGLDNLYAVDGSILPRSSRVNPALTIYAWALRTADHIAGRIPA is encoded by the coding sequence ATGGACAGCGTCTCGAGGCTTCCGTATGAACGGCAAGGTCAGATTAAGGCGTTTCCGGTGAATTACGACGTTATCGTCATCGGTTCGGGCGCCGGCGGCTGTGCGGCCGCCTACCGTCTGGTCAAAGCCGGAAAAAAAGTGCTGCTGGTGGAAAAGGGGAAGGCTCTGCCGAGTGACGGCTCGACTCTCGATTTCAGAAAAGTGATCGAAAGCGGAGTCTTCAAGAGCAAGGAGCCCTGGCTGGACAGAAACGACCGGCGCTTTGTCCCGGAAGAATATTTCAACCTGGGCGGGAAAACCAAATGGTACGGAGCGGCCCTGCTCCGGTTCGACCGCAGCGAATTCGAACCTCAGACGGGCTTTAAATGCCTGGGTTGGCCCTTGTCCTACCGGGATCTGGAGCCTTACTACGCCGAGGCCGAAGCATTGCTTGGAGTGCGCTGTTTCGACGTCGAACCGGACCTGAAAAACTTGCTGGACCGAGTCAATCGGCAAGAGAGCGGCTGGCGCAGCCGGCCTCTGCCGCTGGCGTTAAAGCCGGCCATTCTGGGCGAAGCCCACGAAGTCAGCCATTTTGACGGGTTCGCTTCGTGCCGGGGGCTGAAAGCCGACGGCGAACACGTTTTTCTGAAACAAATTCAGGGAGCCGGCAATTTCGAATTGATCACCGGCCAGGTGGTAGCCCGGTTGATCGCCGACCCGTCCGATCCGCTCCGGATAGCCGGAGTCGAGCTCGAAGACGGCCGGCACTGCCGGGCGGGCGGCGTCGTGTTGGCGGCCGGCGCCCTGCATTCGCCGAGGCTGCTGCAGGATTATCTCGAGTTCCACGGTCTGGCGGCGAGGCTGCCTTGTGCGAAAAGCGTCGGACGTTATTTCAAACGTCATCTGCTGACCGCCATGATGGCGCTGTCGCCCGGAAAAAAGAGCGACAGGCTGCGGAAAACCGTTCTGTGGCTGAACGACGAGTTTCCGCACGGCAGTATTCAGCCTTTGGGATTCGGCGAGGACGTGCTGAGCGCATTGATTCCGGGCTTTCTGCCCAGGCGGATGGCACGGCCGTTGGCAGCGCGCGCCTATGGCTTCTTTCTGCAGACCGAGGACGGTTCGGATGCGGATAACCGGATTTATGCGGCAGGAAGCAACGGCGAGGCCCGCTGGCCGAAACTGGACTACGATCCCGAACGGTTTCCCGAGTTGATGCTGGAGCATGAAAGGATGATCCGGAGTTTCCGCCGGGCATTGCGCGGGGCGGGCTGCCTCAGCTTCATCCAATCCGTGCCTCTGGCCGGCACGGCGCATGCCTGCGGCACCCTGCTGGCCGGTGAGGATCCGGCCCGCTCCGTGGTCGACCGCAACGGGAAAGTTCACGGTCTGGATAACCTGTATGCCGTGGACGGCAGCATCCTGCCGCGCAGCAGCCGCGTCAATCCGGCCTTGACGATTTATGCCTGGGCCTTACGTACGGCCGATCACATCGCCGGGAGAATTCCGGCATGA
- a CDS encoding SDR family oxidoreductase has translation MNIPNDYRPLTGQRAIVTGANTGIGAAVAEALAHAGAKVVINYLSGLDQAETLARRIRGRDGDAIVFEADVSREDQVKAMFRTAVEHWGSVDILVNNAGLQQDAALVDMSLEQWNKVIEVNLTGQFLCAREAAREFLRRGRVPELSRSTGKIICMSSVHDVIPWAGHANYAASKGGVGMLMKTLAQELAVHKIRVNGISPGAIKTPINYEARDTQEEVEALLKLIPYRRIGEPEDVARAAVWLASDESDYVTGATLYVDGGMTLYPGFEGGG, from the coding sequence ATGAACATTCCTAACGATTATCGGCCCCTGACCGGCCAGCGGGCCATCGTGACCGGCGCCAATACCGGCATCGGAGCGGCCGTCGCCGAAGCCCTGGCCCATGCCGGCGCCAAGGTCGTCATCAACTATTTGTCGGGGCTGGATCAGGCGGAAACCCTGGCTCGCCGTATTCGCGGCAGGGACGGGGATGCGATCGTCTTCGAAGCCGACGTCAGCCGGGAAGATCAGGTCAAAGCCATGTTCCGGACGGCCGTGGAACATTGGGGCAGTGTGGACATTCTGGTCAACAACGCCGGTTTGCAGCAGGATGCCGCCCTGGTCGACATGAGCCTGGAACAATGGAACAAGGTCATCGAGGTGAATCTGACCGGTCAGTTTCTTTGCGCCCGGGAGGCGGCCCGGGAGTTTCTCCGGCGCGGCCGCGTGCCGGAACTTTCCCGGTCGACGGGGAAAATCATCTGCATGTCTTCCGTGCACGACGTCATCCCCTGGGCCGGCCATGCCAATTACGCCGCGTCCAAAGGCGGCGTCGGCATGCTGATGAAAACGCTGGCGCAGGAACTGGCCGTGCATAAAATCCGGGTGAACGGCATTTCGCCGGGCGCGATCAAGACGCCGATCAATTACGAGGCCAGGGATACGCAGGAAGAAGTCGAGGCTCTGCTGAAGCTGATTCCGTACCGGCGCATCGGCGAGCCGGAAGACGTTGCCAGAGCGGCGGTCTGGCTGGCTTCCGACGAGTCGGACTATGTCACGGGCGCCACTTTGTACGTCGACGGCGGCATGACATTGTATCCGGGCTTTGAAGGCGGAGGATGA